From the genome of Globicephala melas chromosome 11, mGloMel1.2, whole genome shotgun sequence, one region includes:
- the GNAI2 gene encoding guanine nucleotide-binding protein G(i) subunit alpha-2 isoform X2 produces MKIIHEDGYSEEECRQYRAVVYSNTIQSIMAIVKAMGNLQIDFADPSRADDARQLFALSCTAEEQGVLPEDLSGVIRRLWADHGVQACFGRSREYQLNDSAAYYLNDLERIAQSDYIPTQQDVLRTRVKTTGIVETHFTFKDLHFKMFDVGGQRSERKKWIHCFEGVTAIIFCVALSAYDLVLAEDEEMNRMHESMKLFDSICNNKWFTDTSIILFLNKKDLFEEKITHSPLTICFPEYTGANKYDEAASYIQSKFEDLNKRKDTKEIYTHFTCATDTKNVQFVFDAVTDVIIKNNLKDCGLF; encoded by the exons ATGAA GATCATCCACGAGGATGGCTACTCAGAGGAGGAATGCCGGCAGTACCGGGCAGTCGTCTATAGCAACACCATCCAGTCCATCATGGCCATTGTTAAAGCCATGGGCAATCTGCAGATTGACTTTGCTGACCCCTCCCGCGCG GACGACGCCAGGCAGCTGTTTGCACTGTCGTGCACGGCTGAGGAACAGGGCGTGCTCCCTGAGGATCTGTCCGGTGTCATCCGGAGGCTCTGGGCTGACCATGGTGTGCAGGCCTGCTTTGGCCGCTCACGGGAGTACCAGCTCAACGACTCTGCCGCCTA CTACCTGAATGACCTGGAGCGCATTGCACAGAGTGACTACATCCCCACGCAGCAGGATGTGCTGCGGACTCGCGTGAAGACCACGGGCATCGTGGAGACGCACTTCACCTTCAAAGACCTACACTTCAA GATGTTTGATGTGGGTGGTCAGCGGTCTGAACGGAAGAAGTGGATCCACTGCTTTGAGGGCGTCACAGCCATCATCTTCTGCGTAGCTTTAAGCGCCTATGACCTGGTGCTAGCCGAGGACGAGGAGATG AACCGCATGCATGAGAGCATGAAGCTGTTTGACAGTATCTGCAACAACAAGTGGTTCACGGACACATCCATCATCCTCTTCCTCAACAAGAAGGACCTGTTCGAGGAGAAGATCACACACAGCCCCCTGACCATCTGCTTCCCTGAGTATACAG GGGCCAACAAGTACGATGAGGCAGCCAGCTACATCCAGAGCAAGTTCGAGGACCTGAACAAGCGCAAGGACACCAAGGAGATATACACGCACTTCACGTGCGCCACTGACACCAAGAACGTGCAGTTTGTGTTCGATGCTGTCACCGATGTCATCATCAAGAACAACCTGAAGGACTGCGGCCTCTTCTGA